One genomic segment of Candidatus Eisenbacteria bacterium includes these proteins:
- a CDS encoding protein kinase: MPEMISHYKVLKTLGQGGMGVVYLCRDERLKRDVAVKVLSDKYSQDPIYRQRFLTEAQSASALNHPNIITIYEIGTDQGRDFIAMEYVVGQSLDSILSARGALPVRELLDIGIQLAKGLAAAHPAGIVHRDLKPGNVIITPDGRVKILDFGLARQQESRGAAPADTADEAATIAASYTQPGMILGTPGFMSPEQARGGLADHRSDQFSLGCILHAMASGKAPFLGESIVDVLHGVLHKEPEPLDGARSDLPFGFIEVLQRCLQKRPEDRYPGAAAVEFALSNVKEALSSPSQVQTVPGVPSSRWHPRRKWALPLGIAGALAAVLIILFAFGLLSRAKTMTVSVQDEEGHQIRREVPTAENRKRIGIFPFEVDHSDSTDVWLSFAVSDLLCWDLMQDYYLHIDPLIDLLGSSKYAEEAKKAGYPKVLGTPLHLKRQVAKASSCSHFVAGRVGAAADSFWMDVELYNIKSGRLQTDFHLAGTDFFALMDQMSLRLRRDLGVPESHLQEWPDLPLVAIATNSMTALEWISRATMTRDIDGDLDRAAEYLEKAVEADPACALAYWSLFYIYQYSNQGTPARTAGVINSLMTHISRIPEGLQFAVKAVYFQNQNEIDKMMAVIQMWRDLYPYDIRPLEILINLHRARGETDQVIATMQKLLELEPDSPQYLLQTGEELQRTGKYESARGYFEKYVERHPDDSKALLALGELLQALGEHAEAKRTIERAQIMTPQDPDIRAALAKCEYDLGNLTAWPTIVQSILTEPLSPDERLSATMELADYYELRGQNNKAAGICIEGLDAVGTSASTLWILLTQIDLARQLAKAGRREQSIEWLDKMKANAPLPYRTLVLLGPLEVYPELGDLTSAEAAADELETIIKAMNLELLRFKWMEAMGRIREKQGNFDEASDFFRRRIEISPAGVAPYRDLGRCYRKMGKFKEAGAALEVALKRAPYHPLTLLEMALTNEAMGRRVPALENLNRVLEIWADADSSFAPAQEARELKRGWSETS; encoded by the coding sequence CCGGCAGCGTTTTCTCACCGAGGCCCAATCGGCATCCGCCCTGAATCATCCGAATATTATTACGATTTACGAGATCGGCACCGATCAGGGCCGCGACTTCATCGCCATGGAATATGTCGTAGGGCAGAGCTTGGATTCAATCCTGTCAGCGCGCGGCGCCTTGCCGGTGAGAGAGCTCCTGGATATCGGGATTCAGCTGGCGAAGGGATTGGCGGCGGCTCATCCCGCGGGAATTGTACATCGGGATCTCAAGCCGGGTAATGTCATCATCACCCCTGACGGACGGGTCAAGATCCTCGATTTCGGCCTCGCACGGCAGCAGGAATCCAGAGGCGCCGCACCGGCCGATACCGCGGATGAGGCCGCCACGATAGCGGCTTCATACACCCAACCCGGGATGATCCTCGGCACTCCCGGTTTTATGTCCCCCGAGCAGGCCCGCGGCGGCCTCGCCGATCATCGATCCGACCAATTCAGCCTCGGCTGCATTCTCCATGCGATGGCCTCCGGCAAAGCCCCTTTCTTGGGCGAGAGCATCGTGGATGTCCTGCATGGCGTCCTGCACAAGGAGCCCGAACCACTGGACGGCGCGCGCAGCGACCTCCCCTTCGGCTTCATAGAGGTTCTGCAGCGCTGCCTCCAAAAGCGGCCGGAAGATCGCTACCCCGGCGCCGCGGCAGTGGAATTCGCCCTCAGTAATGTGAAAGAGGCCCTCTCCTCACCGTCACAGGTGCAGACCGTGCCCGGTGTCCCATCATCACGATGGCATCCCCGCAGGAAATGGGCCTTGCCGCTCGGCATCGCCGGCGCCCTGGCGGCGGTCCTGATTATACTTTTTGCCTTCGGCCTTCTCTCGCGGGCGAAAACAATGACCGTCAGCGTTCAAGACGAAGAAGGTCATCAGATCCGGCGCGAAGTGCCGACCGCTGAAAATCGAAAACGTATCGGCATCTTTCCCTTTGAAGTCGACCATAGTGATTCGACTGATGTTTGGCTTTCCTTCGCCGTCTCGGATTTGCTCTGCTGGGATCTCATGCAGGATTATTATCTTCACATCGATCCCCTGATCGACCTTTTGGGATCATCCAAATACGCGGAGGAGGCCAAGAAGGCCGGATATCCGAAGGTGCTTGGGACGCCCCTTCACCTCAAGCGGCAGGTAGCGAAGGCCTCCAGCTGCTCCCACTTTGTGGCGGGGCGTGTCGGCGCGGCCGCGGATAGTTTTTGGATGGACGTTGAATTGTATAATATTAAAAGCGGGCGGCTTCAGACGGATTTTCATCTTGCCGGTACCGACTTTTTCGCTCTGATGGATCAGATGAGTCTGCGCCTGCGCAGAGATCTTGGGGTTCCGGAATCGCACCTTCAGGAATGGCCTGATTTGCCGCTTGTCGCTATCGCTACGAATTCCATGACCGCCCTTGAATGGATCAGCCGCGCCACAATGACCCGCGATATCGATGGGGATCTTGATAGAGCCGCTGAATACCTCGAAAAAGCCGTTGAAGCCGATCCGGCCTGTGCTTTGGCTTACTGGAGCCTCTTTTACATTTATCAATATTCCAATCAGGGAACTCCCGCGCGCACGGCCGGTGTTATCAATTCTCTTATGACTCATATCAGCCGCATTCCCGAAGGACTTCAATTCGCCGTAAAAGCCGTCTACTTCCAGAATCAAAACGAAATCGACAAGATGATGGCGGTCATTCAGATGTGGCGGGATCTCTATCCGTACGACATCCGGCCTCTTGAAATTCTCATCAATCTGCATCGGGCGCGCGGTGAGACGGATCAGGTTATTGCGACGATGCAGAAACTCCTCGAATTGGAGCCTGACAGTCCGCAGTATCTTCTCCAGACCGGCGAGGAATTGCAGCGCACGGGCAAATATGAATCCGCCCGTGGATATTTTGAAAAATACGTTGAACGGCATCCCGATGATTCCAAGGCCCTGTTGGCCCTTGGAGAGCTTCTGCAGGCGCTCGGCGAACATGCAGAGGCGAAGCGCACTATCGAACGCGCCCAGATCATGACACCCCAGGATCCCGATATCCGGGCCGCCCTGGCCAAATGCGAGTATGATCTCGGCAACCTGACGGCGTGGCCCACTATTGTACAGTCGATTCTCACCGAGCCGTTGAGCCCGGACGAACGATTGAGCGCAACGATGGAATTGGCCGACTATTACGAACTAAGAGGGCAAAACAACAAAGCCGCCGGTATCTGCATAGAGGGTCTCGACGCAGTGGGGACATCCGCCTCGACACTCTGGATTCTTCTGACTCAAATCGACCTTGCCCGGCAGTTGGCCAAGGCGGGCCGGCGGGAACAGTCCATCGAATGGCTGGATAAAATGAAAGCCAACGCGCCCCTACCCTACAGAACTCTCGTTCTTTTAGGTCCGCTGGAGGTCTATCCGGAGCTCGGCGATCTGACATCCGCTGAAGCAGCCGCGGACGAGCTGGAAACGATTATCAAAGCGATGAATTTAGAACTCCTCCGTTTCAAATGGATGGAAGCTATGGGGAGGATCCGGGAGAAACAGGGTAACTTCGATGAGGCCAGCGATTTCTTCCGGCGCCGCATTGAGATCTCGCCCGCGGGTGTGGCGCCCTATCGCGATTTGGGACGCTGCTATCGCAAAATGGGCAAATTCAAGGAGGCGGGCGCCGCGTTGGAGGTCGCTCTGAAAAGAGCTCCTTACCATCCCCTCACCCTCCTCGAGATGGCATTGACGAACGAGGCCATGGGCCGCCGGGTCCCAGCCCTTGAGAACCTGAACCGCGTTCTTGAAATCTGGGCTGATGCGGATTCATCATTTGCGCCGGCGCAGGAGGCCCGGGAACTGAAACGGGGTTGGAGTGAAACAAGCTAG